The following coding sequences are from one Dermacentor silvarum isolate Dsil-2018 chromosome 4, BIME_Dsil_1.4, whole genome shotgun sequence window:
- the LOC119449867 gene encoding high mobility group protein B1-like produces the protein MGKGDKPRGRMSAYAFFVQTCREEHKKKHPNENVVFAEFSKKCAERWKTMSESEKKRFHQMADKDKKRFDTEMADYKPPKGEKSKKRKRAKDPNAPKRPLSAFFWFCNDERPNVRQESPDASVGEVAKELGRRWNEVGDEVKSKYEGLAAKDKARYEKELKAYKGKKPKAASPPKEKAKKKEEDDDDDDEDEDEVEDAEEDDDDDED, from the exons ATGGGCAAAGGAGACAAGCCTCGCGGCCGGATGTCTGCGTACGCCTTCTTTGTGCAGACCTGCCGGGAGGAGCACAAGAAGAAGCACCCAAACGAGAACGTGGTCTTCGCCGAGTTCTCGAAGAAATGCGCCGAGCGCTGGAAGACCATGAGCGAGAGCGAGAAGAAGCGCTTCCACCAGATGGCCGACAAGGACAAGAAGCGCTTTGACACCGAGATGGCAGACTACAAGCCACCAAAGGGTGAAAAGTCTAAGAAGCGCAAGCGCGCAAAGGACCCCAACGCACCTAAGCGCCCCCT GTCTGCTTTCTTCTGGTTCTGCAATGACGAGAGACCCAATGTGCGCCAGGAGAGCCCGGATGCCTCAGTTGGGGAGGTGGCGAAGGAGCTGGGTCGGCGATGGAATGAGGTCGGCGACGAAGTCAAGTCAAAATACGAGGGCCTGGCTGCCAAGGACAAGGCGCGTTACGAGAAG GAACTAAAGGCCTACAAGGGAAAGAAGCCTAAGGCTGCATCTCCACCAAAGGAGAAGGCCAAGAAGAAGGAAgaggacgatgatgatgatgatgaggacgaaGATGAGGTTGAGGATGCTGAAgaagatgatgacgacgacgaggaTTGA
- the LOC119449865 gene encoding histone deacetylase complex subunit SAP30 homolog isoform X1 — protein sequence MPAVGMRGRAGGKSRSLLLRPASVSKLSSGLPLLRKQSMVATSKTPLTDTSLSGPMNGFSTEEETQSGHNQICCLLDDSERCTRPAGNASYSKRIQKTVAQRKLKLNIDPSARHIYICDYHKGVIQSVRTKRKRKDSEDDNGSNEQEMDIPEVDLFQLQVNTLRRYKRHYKVPMRPGLNKAELADTLARHFRTIPIAEKEAITFFIYMVKNNKNKLDQKNGADPC from the exons ATGCCCGCGGTTGGCATGCgtggccgcgccggcggaaagtcGAGGTCGCTCTTGCTTCGCCCTGCCTCGGTGTCAAAACTCTCGTCCGGCTTGCCACTGTTGCGCAAACAGAGCATGGTCGCCACTTCAAAGACCCCTCTGACAGACACTTCTCTG AGTGGCCCGATGAACGGATTTAGTACAGAAGAAGAAACGCAGAGCGGGCACAACCAGATCTGCTGTCTCTTGGACGACTCCGAGCGGTGCACGCGGCCAGCCGGAAATGCCAGCTACAGCAAACGAATCCAGAAGACGGTAGCTCAGCGCAAGCTGAAGCTCAACATTGATCCCAGT GCACGGCACATCTACATCTGCGACTACCACAAAGGTGTCATCCAAAGTGTGCGCACCAAGAGGAAGCGCAAGGACAGTGAAGACGACAATGGTTCCAATGAGCAAGAAATGGACATTCCTGAG GTGGACCTGTTCCAGCTTCAGGTGAATACGTTGCGAAGGTACAAGCGGCATTACAAAGTCCCCATGCGGCCTGGACTCAACAAGGCGGAACTGGCTGAT ACATTGGCACGGCACTTCAGGACCATTCCGATTGCAGAGAAGGAAGCCATCACCTTTTTCATTTACATGGTCAAGAACAACAAGAACAAGCTGGACCAGAAGAATGGTGCCGACCCATGCTGA
- the LOC119449865 gene encoding histone deacetylase complex subunit SAP30 homolog isoform X2, giving the protein MNGFSTEEETQSGHNQICCLLDDSERCTRPAGNASYSKRIQKTVAQRKLKLNIDPSARHIYICDYHKGVIQSVRTKRKRKDSEDDNGSNEQEMDIPEVDLFQLQVNTLRRYKRHYKVPMRPGLNKAELADTLARHFRTIPIAEKEAITFFIYMVKNNKNKLDQKNGADPC; this is encoded by the exons ATGAACGGATTTAGTACAGAAGAAGAAACGCAGAGCGGGCACAACCAGATCTGCTGTCTCTTGGACGACTCCGAGCGGTGCACGCGGCCAGCCGGAAATGCCAGCTACAGCAAACGAATCCAGAAGACGGTAGCTCAGCGCAAGCTGAAGCTCAACATTGATCCCAGT GCACGGCACATCTACATCTGCGACTACCACAAAGGTGTCATCCAAAGTGTGCGCACCAAGAGGAAGCGCAAGGACAGTGAAGACGACAATGGTTCCAATGAGCAAGAAATGGACATTCCTGAG GTGGACCTGTTCCAGCTTCAGGTGAATACGTTGCGAAGGTACAAGCGGCATTACAAAGTCCCCATGCGGCCTGGACTCAACAAGGCGGAACTGGCTGAT ACATTGGCACGGCACTTCAGGACCATTCCGATTGCAGAGAAGGAAGCCATCACCTTTTTCATTTACATGGTCAAGAACAACAAGAACAAGCTGGACCAGAAGAATGGTGCCGACCCATGCTGA
- the LOC119449868 gene encoding splicing factor 3A subunit 2, whose translation MDFQHRPGGKTGSGGVASWSESNRDRRERLRQLALETIDLQKDPYFMKNHLGSYECKLCLTLHNNEGSYLAHTQGKKHQANLARRAAKEAKDSPIQPAPAKPRVDIKKFVKIGRPGYRVTKQRDGETGQQSLLFQVDYPEVNDNVVPRHRFMSAYEQKVEPPDKKWQYLLFAAEPYETIAFKVPSREVDKSEGKFWTLWNRDSKQFFLQFSFKLEAKPKLPGIPSHSMPTLAPPPPPPPPGGGNS comes from the exons ATGGACTTTCAACATCGGCCCGGCGGCAAGACCGGCTCCGGCGGCGTCGCGTCATGGTCGGAGTCCAACAGAGACCGGAGGGAACGGCTGCGACAGCTTGCCCTCGAAACTATCGACCTTCAAAAGGACCCGTACTTCATGAAAAATCACTTGG GTTCTTACGAGTGCAAACTGTGCCTGACATTGCACAATAACGAAGGCAGTTACCTGGCCCACACACAAGGCAAAAAGCACCAGGCCAATCTTGCGCGCCGAGCAGCCAAGGAAGCCAAAGACTCTCCTATCCAGCCCGCACCAGCGAAGCCTCGTGTCGACATCAAGAAATTTGTGAAGATTGGACGACCAGGCTACAGAGTTACCAAA CAAAGGGACGGTGAAACTGGCCAGCAGTCCTTGCTGTTTCAAGTGGACTACCCTGAAGTCAATGACAATGTGGTGCCTCGACATCGGTTCATGTCAGCTTATGAACAGAAGGTGGAACCACCAGACAAGAAGTGGCAGTACCTGCTCTTCGCGGCTGAACCTTATGAAACTATTGCTTTTAAG GTGCCAAGTAGAGAAGTGGACAAGTCCGAGGGCAAGTTCTGGACTCTCTGGAATCGAGACAGCAAGCAGTTTTTCCTGCAGTTCAGCTTCAAGTTGGAAGCCAAGCCAAAACTTCCAGGCATTCCCAGTCACAGCATGCCAACCCtagcgccaccaccaccaccgcctccTCCAGGAGGCGGCAACAGCTAG
- the LOC119449869 gene encoding dolichyl-phosphate beta-glucosyltransferase — protein MWDYVDCWSAFGYLLLLAGFIFAVLCIVLYATSSRIPLIIRYTEEFNFKDPSQPGQSFQYPHLRDEPSIDLSVIVPAYEEEKRLPPMLDECLEYLEARQKRDPNFTYEVIIVDDGSRDRTTSVGMQYSLKYGTEKVRVLTLAKNRGKGGAVRLGMLSARGRSLLFADADGATQFSDLEKLEEVANELLKQSTNVVVVGSRAHLEKDSIAERSIFRTLLMYGFHFLVWLFTVRGIADTQCGFKLFSREAATHLFTSLHVERWAFDVEILYIAQSLKFPVAEVAVHWTEIEGSKVVPIWTWVEMGRDLFLIWLRYKIGAWSIAAQPKKLK, from the exons ATGTGGGACTACGTGGACTGTTGGTCCGCGTTTGGGTATTTGTTATTGTTGGCGGGATTTATATTTGCGGTG CTGTGCATCGTTCTCTATGCCACCTCATCTAGAATACCGTTGATCATTCGGTACACTGAAGAATTCAATTTCAAGGACCCTTCACAACCTGGCCAAAGTTTTCAGTACCCTCATCTGAGAGATGAACCAAGCATCGATCTCTCCGTTATCGTCCCTGCGTATGAAGaggagaagcgtc tTCCCCCGATGCTTGACGAGTGCCTGGAGTATCTGGAGGCCAGGCAG AAGAGGGATCCAAACTTCACCTATGAAGTGATCATTGTCGATGATGGAAGCCGGGATCGAACGACGTCGGTTGGCATGCAGTACAGCCTCAAATATGGAACCGAGAAAGTCCGTGTCCTGACGCTGGCCAAGAACCGTGGAAAGGGTGGTGCCGTGCGCCTG GGGATGCTTAGCGCCAGAGGAAGGAGCCTGCTGTTTGCTGATGCCGATGGTGCAACACAGTTCTCTGACCTGGAAAAGCTTGAAGAAGTGGCGAATGAGCTGCTCAAACAA AGCACTAATGTGGTTGTAGTTGGTTCACGTGCCCATCTTGAGAAGGATAGCATCGCCGAG AGGTCAATATTTAGGACGTTGCTTATGTACGGATTCCATTTCCTTGTTTGGCTGTTCACCGTGAGGGGCATTGCTGACACACAGTGCGGTTTCAAGCTCTTCAGCCGGGAAGCAGCAACACACCTGTTCACCTCGCTACATGTGGAGAGGTG GGCTTTCGACGTCGAGATCCTGTACATAGCTCAATCATTGAAGTTTCCTGTAGCTGAGGTTGCTGTTCACTGGACAGAGATCGAAG GCTCGAAAGTTGTACCCATCTGGACATGGGTGGAGATGGGTCGGGACCTTTTTCTTATCTGGTTACGATACAAGATCGGTGCCTGGTCTATTGCAGCACAGCCAAAAAAGCTCAAATGA